CACCATTTCCTGGGCTACTTCATGAATACGCTAATTCATCCAAGTGGAATGAAGCTATTCGGCTTTGTAGATTTGTGAAGGTATGGCGATTATCTTTATACAATTTTATGTATTGTTCTTATATTAATTAGGATGAGGCACTATGGGCATGTCTTGCTGGGATGGCATGTGCTTCTCGTGACTTGGCCACTGCTGAAATAGCTTATGCAGCAATCAATGAGgtttgtgtgtatgtctgtgtgtaacTTCATTGTTCACACACTTGTATGGTTCTATATGGAAATCTTTCTAATTTCCTTTAGGTGGATAAAGTATATCACTTAAGGAAGATCAAGGAGCTGTCTGGTCAAGAAAGAAGAAATGCTGAATTGGCATTATTTTGTAGACAACCTCTCCAAGCAGAAGCCATATATATTCAGGCTGGTATGATATTCCGAGCCATAGAACTGAATATGACTTTGTTTAACTGGGaaaggtgtgtagtgtgtgtctgtgtctgtctgtctgtctgtctgttggTATCATTAATACTATAGTGTGGCTAAAATGACCTGTACTTAACAACTTTGGAGCAGCACAATTGGTATAAAAATTGTGTGTGCTTAATTAAAAGCACTTGGAAAACCTTTAGTTTGGATTTTGTCCACCAAGCAGTTAATACTGTTTCTCTACTTGTTTCATGGCCTGCTTGCCCCAATATTCCTGTCTCTCAGCCTACCTGATCACAGACTAAAGACAATGTGTTCCACAACTCTACTTACACCACAATAACTCAGTCACTTACACCACAATAACTCAGTCACTTACACCACAATAACTCAGTcacttacagtagtacagtatgtgtattgtattacagtgaATGTATCATTCTATGCAGGGCATTGGAACTTGCAATAAAACACAAAACACATGTGGATACAGTGTTGGCATTTCGACACAGATACCTTGAAGAAATAGGGTGGAAAGAAAACTTAACAAAATTCCAGCAGTATAGTGAAAAGGTTTGTTGATATTAAGTTATCAAATTTTGATACAACGAGTGAATGATTCAAATTCAAATTTATGTGATTTAATTTCTAATTTGACAATAGTAATTTTCCAATGTGCTAGCTTCACCTTTCACGGAATATACAGAATTACACtcattacatatataatttctaaaatgtactataattattgttaaAAGCTTGATTGCTTTGTAGTATTCAAATACTAGCTCAACCAAATGAATCGAACACACATGTATACTTTTAATGTGCTTGTAGATTCTATAAGTTTTAACTTATGGTACTAGATATCATTATTTTGacaaaattattttgttgtttgtCATTTGATTCTGAAATAAAGTTGAAAGTTCAAtatgacacacacacatcacacacaactAGTACTGAACCAATTGATGTTGTTACTGAGTGTATTGTTGTCCTACAGATCAGTTTGGACTGGGAGAAGATAAATGCAAAGATTGCAATGGAAGCAGAAAAAGAGTCAGAGAAAACTTGAACTTTTAACTTTGAAACTTTTCATAATCATCAACATACATCACTTATGTATAGTGTCTAGTGGTCTACTAATACTATACAATGGATCCAAACCTCAATGTtatcaggcaatggtaaaagtgtgcAGATAAGTGaactgttcagataactgaagctcATACATTACAAAGCTGTGttggaatactctaataggacatacagtgtactcaaaatactctaatagagtggtcatTCTGTATTTGGATAATTGATGgtctactgtatataataaGGATAACAGAACTAGGTAGGCTTGTCTACCCAGTATTTAGTGGCAACTATTTGGGCCATAGGAATTAGTGGTCCAGCTACTCCAGATTTACCCGGATCACTTTTGGAAATAATTATATACCGTTTGAGatgccctattagagtagtcagtCAGTAATTGCTGAATATCTTACCAGTCATGCAATcaaatgttgttgttgtttttttaaattaGATTTGATCTGATTAGTGATTGGAGAATACTCTGTGTAGAGTACACTGATAGGTAAATACTGGACTTTTAGTGTTTGAGGCCTTTATGacatatagtacataaaatggCTTCTTTTTTTAGGGGGGAGGAGGGGGTTCTAGGTATGCAAAAACACTCACTTCAAAAATTTATGGTGATATATAGGCTGTGTTTATAGTTAAAGATTATATGCTGTAGAAAACAAGCTAGCTATAAAGTCAACAGTTGATGAGATTCTCGTACCTTTCATGTGTGATATAATAGTTTCAGCTACAATTAGAAATATTCCATTTACAATTGCAACTAACACattaattacaacaatattaATACCGATGAAAAATTCCATGCGTACAATAAATGACTTACCGTAACCTGTATTGATATCCCctattgcaaaaaaaattaatcagTACTACTTTTGGAATATCTGAGTCTTCCAAGGTCTGCAGTGTCAGACATGCTCAAGAGACTACAGTcttgtgtagctatatattccCACATTTCTGGGTAAAAAGTTGTACTGAGATAAAGAGAATTGATGATTTAAAAGTATTGCAAGATACAATTAGTCAATTATTACACGTACAATATGACcgtattttggaaaatcaccctgaTGAGTGCATTTGAATTCGATACAGAGTATTTAGTGTCTGAAACACAGGATTAAGTTAATTCCTACCCATTTAAGAATAGAATAAACCATAGGTATAATTATAGCAGACATTATTTTAATCCCAGGGCATATATATGctcaattagggattaaatgttcactggtatatctgcagttgtacaggtgatcatgacctcccttgtttccctactttttctatgatccctattacttgcatcaagagttaataatctactattattaactcttgcttacATGCTGTAGGAATTGCTGACCGAATTAAATTTTATATAAAATAGTTTTGAATGGTTAAAGTTTGCCCCCATGCATCCTTCTCTTTTTCCTCATTATCAAAACACACCTAcactcactgcttgaagtttcttagtttactacagtggtatatccccagtatatggaacagttaattgtttgttattttagtagtttttcagtaaacccgcattcactgatgttttactgagagtttaaaacttagtaaaataattatgttccatatacttaagtttactgacagtttactatcagtataactacagtaaggcatcttaacaaattagtaaactaagaaccttcaagcagtgacttGTACTTTATTACATAGTTCAAATAAAAAACAACAACCTTTTGTTAACTATATAACAAttgatggtgtgtgtgtgtgtgtataatagAAATATTACGAGTACAGAAATGTATTGTTTTATTATGTGTACAagatgtgtatatgtgtgatttacaaaaaaaaatcctttaaaaatattattaacacttaTACAACAGTTGATTGATACAAGTTAGTAGTTACAGTGCTAGTAGATATTACAATGGTATAGCTATAGTCaagtacaaaaattaataaagtGTGTGTATACACATGTCACAATAATGTGTGTACAGTAATAGTGTATAGAATTAGTAGTCAGTTGTGTGAAATAATAAAAGTGTTAGATGTTAGTAGTTGGAAAAGATTTGAACCCTTTTGTTATTAGAGTCACTAACATAGATGCTACCATTAGGACTAAGAGCTATACCATAAGAACTACTAAACTGACCAGCATTAGATCCCTTGGAACCAAAGCAATCAATGTAGTTTCCAGACTTGTCAAAAATTGATACTCGATGATTGCTAGAGTCAGCTACTAAGATGAACCCATTAATATCAATGGCAAGACCACATGGACTACTAAGTTGACCCCTACCAGATCCTTGTGTACCAAATTTGCCTACATAATGACCAtcaagagtaaaagtgactaCACAGTGATTACTATAATCAACAACAAGCAACTGATTATTTGTGTTAACTGCTACATCACAGGGACTACTCAAATGTTCAGAACCAAAAGAGGTGCAGAATTGGCCATTAGTTTGGAACACTGCAATACGTTTGTTATCATAATCAGCAACatatactttgttgttgtgtatTGTGATACCATATGGTCCACTGAGCTTACCATCACCATCATTACCAAACTGTAGTAGGTAATTACCATTGATACTGAACTTCTGCACTCTAGATCTGTTGTTATTATACTCAACAATGTAAAAGTGATTGTCACTATCAAAAGCAACACCACGAGGACTACTGAACTGGCCACTGCTGCTACCACTGCCAAACTTTTTCACTAATTCATCCTGACCATTAAATATGTACACACAATAGTTGGAGTGATCAGCCACTACCCACATGCCATCCTTACCAAATGCAATACCCCATGGACCACTCATGCTACCATTATCATTTACTATCTCATCAGGCATATTGATTCCTTGGTAATTCCTACCCACAACAATGCTGTATGGACTTCCCCTAATTTGTTGCTCATTTATGGACACAGACAATTTAGCATCTCCAACTTCTCCAGCTACAAAAGAAGCCACATAACTACCATCATTGTTATCCTTCACCTCCCCAATGGTCACATTGCCTGTAACTGATTTTAATTCTACCGATATGTGATGACCTCCCTTTGTGCACTTTTCACCCTTACAATTTTGTGTTTGGATGGTGAAATCTACCTTGGTGTTATAACCTATGTTATGAGGAAAATCAACCACTTCTGAAGTATGTGGATATGCAGAAGTAAACAGATGACCTAGCAGTATATTAGGATTGTTGACAGGTACAAATTGAATTGAGTCAGTTTCAACAGGTAGAGTGTTCAGTGTTTTGTACTTGTCACTAACCTCCTTCATGCTTTTCTCTATATCTTCTTTCTTTTTGGACAATACTTTACGGTCAGTAGTCCTCTCTAGACCTTCACGTTGTTTCTTTATATTTGCCAGTTGATCTTGTACTGATTTTATGTCTTCCAGTTGTGTGGTCAGTGCTTCCTCCTTCTGTGACAATTCATCTTGTAGTTGCTTCTTCAGTTGTTGATGATGTTCATTTAGTTTAGTAAGTTGTTCAGCGTAACACCTGTCAATCATCTTTATGGCTTTTTTGGCTTGATTTTCTAGCTTGCTTTTCATATTGATAATGTCCTTTTTAGTTTTAGTCAGGCTTGTACTCATCTCATCAACTGGAGCGATTATGTCGGTCAACTCATTCCTGTGTTTGACAGCTGCTGACTCTATCATGTCAAATGTGTGTCCAACATGATCCTTTGTACTTGTTACACAATAGTGACAGATAAGCTTTTTGCATGTCTTACAATAGTGGTCCAGTTCTTTTTTGCTGTGTATTGGACAATATAGAGTCTTCTCTATGGACTGCACTGCAACAACATCATGTTCTTTTCGGATGTGGTATGAATTGCAGACTTCACACAAATATTGTGTACAGTTGATACACAGGGCCACAACTTGCTCAATAGAACcacaatcatcacatttcttttctGTCCCATCATCTCTCAGGATCTTAACAAATTTAGCACAAAGAGAACAGCTCAGGTTGCTAGCAGTGTTCTTGTTAGTCTCCTGTTTATCTGCCATTGTAGTCAGTGATTGTTGTACCTATATTGTAAGTAAAGAACGTAATAGGTATATTTCATTAACAGTACAAAATACTATAGTTTTTCATTCATCTGTGTTGCTTACATCAATTCATTAAACACGCATGTGCATGCGCacaccagcattgaaaccaggtcacaTACTGCTGACTAAACCAGAGCGACTGCCAAGAGCTACATTTAGGATGCTTCACTAGTGTATTAAATTAATGGATAACTAATTAAACAGGTAGGTTTTATAAGTCAGTGGGAGTGATTCAAAATATGTTAACAGACAGCAAAACACATTTACTATATATCGGTGACTTTGTGCATAGCATAGTTTAATCCCTACAGACAATATCACATATTCCGGTGTAGCTGGCAAAGAAATTGGCAAGATTAGACTATGACTCGTACAATAATTGATATTATCACATTCATCTGTACAGCAAAGTTAGTGGACATTGATTTGACTAAGTCTGCAGACAGAAATGGACATCGATTCatacatacctacagactgcacttcacctactgataaatgggtgtggcccCACGTATACCTGTAGACAGGActacataagtgggcgtggctcacaataAAGCCTTAGATCACTTCCACATTGCCAAGCTAATTGATTCaatgatccaatccgggtcagaccctgGGCTAGATAattatacaggtttttgcaattgaattcgtcgctgttgcaattgaattcgtcccgtttgcaattgagttcgtcgctgttgcaattgaattcgtcccgtttgcaattgaattcgtcgcttttgcaattgaattcgtcgcttttgcaattgaattcgtcgcttttgcagttaaattcgtccgtaacaagaatggcagctggagtaaacacgaaaacatgatgtagcagctgctacaagaacttgttcaagtacaacggtagtaaacaactctttataaggcaataattcttcctctacagcctatccagcaacattccaaactctactacgccattcgcgatgggtgtggtcactcgcgagaaagttaattaacttgtcagacagctatcaacttcgcgtactaccagcttcaattaccttctagtgtctcaagtgtaactctccatggcataaatagttcatctcttaatgaacgggttggtttcttggagccgttttgtttatgacgaattgtaatgcaaacacgacgaattctattgcaaaaccgactaatcaactgcaaaaccgacgaattcaattgcaaaaccgacgaattcaattgcaaacgggacgaattcaattgcaataccgacgaattcaattgcaaacgggacgaattcaatcgcaaaggcgacgaattcaattgcaaaaacctgtagtataagacaaaatgtgaccaggtTGACATGGGTGACCCAACCCAGTTTtaacactgacacacacatttgtatgcacgcacacatgcatgtatacatgtaaaaGCACACTCACAGCTACACAATGAAAAGGCAAAGCCTTGGCTACCATACACACAGTCATGCTGTGAAGGTTGGCTCAATGGCAACATAGCAAATATGTCTAGCACCCTGAAAGGTAAGTATTAGCTTTAAGATGGCTTtagttaattaataattatagtaacaGAAAAGCCTACAACAATgaggtgacacacaggcactcactgtaggtagatctgcgaccgcggtcaaagtctaagtcaaaggtcaaggccaccaaaatcgtgccaattcaacggtcaagggtaaaagcttccaaccaACAATCAGgcgaaaagtgctgaaacatcgtcgctaagtcaccggtcaaaggtcgaaaaacgcacttattattattttttattaggcccctattcggtgattattagtttctcatccagcctttcaaattattatgatgcgggcgggagggtattaccattataccattattttataatattaacaaactgatgtacagaccttgtccaaattgccTTTTGTTTCttgctacaaacatttccttcactacttttcgtgatcgccaactgtttttcgacagtcaattgaaagcctgctttgatgaagtcgatagagcacgattgcaactggcactgcagcaatttgctaaggaaaacaacagttctcctggtgatatatagcgcattgtagcgttcatcaacaaaaattataacagtttggtatcacgtgttcttctgagcatgcgcagagtaaataatggcttaccatgcggtagcttaagaaggatgcgggcggtggatgagaaactaataatcaccaaatcaacgttgaaaccgggtcactactgctgacccggatgacccactgacccggattgacccggattaattaaagccgagacgtgtttcggctagtctcgagtgagcgaacgagtctacattttgagcgttcgattcgtgttgagtaaatattgcaacttcagcctagctgtaggttgaagaccaaaaaaaaaaaaaaaaaaggtcttcacctactgacaatagctacccctcaccatagataccctcaatttcgtgctacatactacacttactaacaaatgagcgtggctgagcgtatgttggtaatgcgataagtgggcgtggctcacgaaagaggaGAAGCTGGACACTCTCTCTGTTCAATGTAAATTTGAAT
This portion of the Dysidea avara chromosome 12, odDysAvar1.4, whole genome shotgun sequence genome encodes:
- the LOC136241274 gene encoding E3 ubiquitin-protein ligase TRIM71-like, whose translation is MADKQETNKNTASNLSCSLCAKFVKILRDDGTEKKCDDCGSIEQVVALCINCTQYLCEVCNSYHIRKEHDVVAVQSIEKTLYCPIHSKKELDHYCKTCKKLICHYCVTSTKDHVGHTFDMIESAAVKHRNELTDIIAPVDEMSTSLTKTKKDIINMKSKLENQAKKAIKMIDRCYAEQLTKLNEHHQQLKKQLQDELSQKEEALTTQLEDIKSVQDQLANIKKQREGLERTTDRKVLSKKKEDIEKSMKEVSDKYKTLNTLPVETDSIQFVPVNNPNILLGHLFTSAYPHTSEVVDFPHNIGYNTKVDFTIQTQNCKGEKCTKGGHHISVELKSVTGNVTIGEVKDNNDGSYVASFVAGEVGDAKLSVSINEQQIRGSPYSIVVGRNYQGINMPDEIVNDNGSMSGPWGIAFGKDGMWVVADHSNYCVYIFNGQDELVKKFGSGSSSGQFSSPRGVAFDSDNHFYIVEYNNNRSRVQKFSINGNYLLQFGNDGDGKLSGPYGITIHNNKVYVADYDNKRIAVFQTNGQFCTSFGSEHLSSPCDVAVNTNNQLLVVDYSNHCVVTFTLDGHYVGKFGTQGSGRGQLSSPCGLAIDINGFILVADSSNHRVSIFDKSGNYIDCFGSKGSNAGQFSSSYGIALSPNGSIYVSDSNNKRVQIFSNY